CTCAGCCCCGGGACAGCACAATTGCGCAAATTGCCCGCCATTGCGCCTATCTGTGTTTGGCACGGCATTTGAAGGGATCGCCAATGGCATCGCTCGCCTAAGGAGTCGGAAGGCATGGCTTACAAGATCGTCGCTTCGCAATGCACCGTTTGTGGTGCATGTGAGTTCGAGTGTCCCAACGCGGCAATCAGCCTCAAGCGCGACATTTACGTTATCGATGCCAAAAAGTGTACGGAGTGCGAGGGCCATTCCGACACGCCGCAATGCGCGGCCGTCTGTCCGATGCCTGACACCTGTGTCCCGTCTAAGACAGCATAAGCAGCCCGCGTAAGGCTTCATCGATGTCGTGAACGAAGTAGTCGAAGTCGAGCTCAAAGGGGCTTTGTCGGAGGACAGCTCGAATTTATCTCGAATAAGGACAAGGCCGCTTCGATGCTCCAGTGGCCGCGTTGAGGCTTGTCGTCGCTGGCTGACGAGCCGAGGCGAGGTGGACGGGCGTCGAAGGATCGCTTGCAGAATATCTAAAACTGCGTCACTTCGGAGCCGAAGAGACGGTCTCCTCGCGCGACGAGATCGTTCCGGAGATCCTGAAGAGGTCCGAGAAGCTCGGCCTCCGCTTGCCCATGGTCACCGTGCACGAGTGCCTGGAGTGTAGGGTCATAGCCCGAT
The nucleotide sequence above comes from Bradyrhizobium sp. NDS-1. Encoded proteins:
- a CDS encoding 4Fe-4S dicluster domain-containing protein translates to MAYKIVASQCTVCGACEFECPNAAISLKRDIYVIDAKKCTECEGHSDTPQCAAVCPMPDTCVPSKTA